Genomic window (Kaistia defluvii):
CGGAGACCCCCTGGTCCAGTACTGGTCCAACCTGCCCGCCTACACCGACGAAGGCGGCTCCATCATCGTGGATCGGGTGCTGGACTACGCGCATCTGCGGGCCGAACTGAGCGGGGTGGCAACACAACTGCGCCTGCCACTAGCCGTCGATAGTCTGCCAAAGCACAAGTCAGGCATCCGCGCTCGGTCACACGGGGTAGAAAGCCTTTCCCCCGCGCAGATCAAGCGGGTGAGCCATCTGTGTCGCGCCGAAATTGAGCTCTTCGGCTGGAAGGAACCGGCATGCAGCGAGCCGGCCTGAGCGAAGGTCTTTGCAACAGCGATCATCGACCTTGGTTATTTGAAGGTGGTGCGGGCGGTCCGCCCCACCCGGGGGCTTGACAGCTGATTTCGCTAATGTTTTTGAAATTTCATCTTAATTTGTATCCCAGTATGTATCCCGTTTAGTAACCCGACAATCGCAGGTCAAACAAGGCGTCTCTCAGCATTGATTTTGTTTCAGGCCGTTCCCCACCGGGCGGATGGGAACGGCACAAAGGCGGCTCTGGACGGGAGCCACCTTTTCTCATCGAATGGCTTATCCAGGCGGAGGATGAGGGCCCATCGCCACCATCAGTCGAGCGACCGCCCACCACAGCAGGATACTCGCGGCGATCAGCCCAGCGAAGACCAGCGTCCTAAGAACGGCTCTCCTCCAAGCGGCACTATCCATCCTGCTTGCTTCCCCGCGCGACGATCTGGAGAGCGCCATCAGGCAGCGGCTTCTGCATGCCTGGCACTTCATTTGCCGGCGCTGTCATCCACCGCTCGATCTCTTCCGTGGTCCGCAAAATGACCGGCATCGCCTTCGGGTGAATGGCGCCGACCTCGGCATTGGGCTCCGTCGTCAGAAAGCCGAACAGGTCATTGGTGGTCTCCCCTTCCCTCACCTTCCGCACGCTCGTCCAGCTGGCCCAGATACCCGCAAAGAAGGCGAGCGGCCGATCCTCGGCGAGCGCGAACCAGATGTCCCCTCCCGCATCACGGTTGAATTCTGAGAATGAGGTGAACGGGACGAGGCAACGGTTCTCAACCCCGAGCCACCGCTGCCAGTGCTTGCTGCCGATGTTGCGGATATTGGTCGTGCCGGTGTCCGGCTCCATCCGTAGCAGTTCCTTGAAGTCGACCGCCTTGCCCTTCGCCTCAAGCTTGGCAGCGCGCTTCTTGGTCGCCTCCATGAGGGCGAACTGAGACGACGGCATTCCCCACCGGGCAAGCGCCAACTCGCGAACCCCGTCTGGGGCGTTCCGCACGATCGGCACCGGGTAGTCCGGGAAGATGCCCGGCATCGGCGGAAGGTTGCCGGTCTGGTCGCGCATCGCTCTCGCGATCGCGCGGATGGCATCCTGATTCCGGGTCATCGAGTAGAGGTTGCACATGCCCCAAGCCTATCGGGGCTGTGCAAAAAGGGAAGCCCTGCCTCGGAGCTTCAAATGCGAGCATAGGATTCAACTCCTAGTCTCATTGACTCTCTCTGCGATGAGAACAAAATAGGAACAACAGCGCACGGAGAAGAGCGATGGGCGACCCGGCCGAGAATGTCGACCTGGTGCAAGAGGCACTGGACGAGCGTGTAAAAAGCCTCTTGGCGTCCCACAACGGGGATCCGCTCGCCGTGATCGAGACGCTTTTGCTCGCCGTGGATGCGCGGGCGGAGCGCGTCTCTTTTGGCTTCGTGCGGGGATGCCTGCCCGCACTTACCTGTCGAGATGATTGATGTCTGTCGAGACGCTCGGAGACGCTTGGCGCGCAGGCTGGACCGTCTCGGCGCGCTGCAAGGGGCGCAATGCGAGGACAAAGAACGGCACGAAGCCCTGCCTTCAACAGGTCGACCTTGATATGCGAACGCTGCTCTGGACACGCGGCGCGGACTTCCCGATCGCAATGCTCTCGGATCGGCTCATGTGCCCTTCCTGTCGCTCCCGCCACGTGTTCCTCATCTTCGACATTCCGGGAAATGGATCCCGCGCGATGGTGAGTTAGTCGGAAAGCTGGCTGTGAGCAAAATCGGGACAGTTGGAGAATTTCTCGAGAGCGGCACTGGGCTAAGCGTGCATTGCCTGGGCTGCCGCCGGCACGTCAAGGTGGACCTGAGGCCGGTCGCTGAGAAGCATGGGCGCGGCTATTTAATTGTCGGCCCCGACACGCGCTTCCGCCGCTCGCTAAAGTGTTCCGCCTGCGGCGCGCGCAAAATCCAAATGACAATTGTGGCACCCGGGGTAGCAACAGCCGGCTCGTTGCCGGGTCGATCAGAGCCCGACGCTAACGTCGGCCGCCAGCTTTATCATCGCCCACCACAGGCCACATGACGCCGCCAAGGCGCCGACCCACCCTATCGCTCGCATGGTCGTCCCCCAAGCCCGAGGCGGCAATCACTGTCATGGATTGATCAAAATCGCGGGCCGCACAAGGAGGCCCAAACCCCGCCTGGTTCGTCAATAAAAGCGACCACAGTACACTTTTGTATTGACGGAGAAATGTGGCCGTAGTACACATTGATTACCGGCCAATCAGGGCCGGGAATTGGAAGGGGGTGAGACGATTGAAAATCCGGCTTAGGCTGATCATCAGGTTCTGCGGTTGCCACCTGCACCTGAGGATCAAGTTCTAGGAGAACGGGGGTCGGGCGAAAGCCCGGCCTCCACCGGAGGAAGTAGATCGCCTCACCCCCTCACACCGGGACAATACCATGACGCCCGAGCAGTTCAAATCCTGGCGCGACGAAATGGGCATGACGCAGAGCCAAGCGGCCGATGCGCTTGGCGTCGCAAGAGGGACAATCCTGAACTATGAGAGCGGCAGCCGTCGCGATGATGGACGACCGGTAGCCATTCCGAAGACAGTAGCTCTGGCCTGCGCGGCGCTGCGTGCGGGCCTCGCGCCGATCGGCGAATAGCGCTACAGCCCCCTGCAGCTTCTCCCCCGAAGATCGGCCAGCGTACGCCTGGCCGCGCAGGAACATGCCGGTCTGTTTCCAAAAGCCGGCCACGACTGGCTTCGCAATAATAGGCGGCTGAGCTGAGCGCTACTTGCCTATCAAAGGAAGATCGAGAAGCACAAATAGCCGTGATGGTACGGAAGCATCAAGCGCTCAGAATATGGTGAACACGCTGCCAGAGCGGACTCATCACGATCTGAACATACTCCACAGGCAATTCCATTAGTGACGCTATATCATCTATATTATATTGGCCGGAAGCATACTTTGGGTATAGCAACTCGCGAATCTGCCAAGGGAATAATACCGCAAGCGCGAATAGATACCCATATCTGTCACCCCATACCGACACGCCATCATCCAGGCTCTGCATTTCGGTAGGAAGAATGATTTTGCTAATGAGGTCGTTGACGGCCTCGTCAGTAGTTACACGCTGGTCAATCGGGTCGAGAACGTGAATCAGTTCTTTCGCGCAAACGAGCCGCGAGAGCTCGTTTGACATGCTCGCAGCATAATCAATAGAGACGACCCGGATCTCGTCGTCCCCTTGGAAATGGCTTTCTTCGACAATGCGGCCTTTTAGGATGTTGGTGTCGATATCTGCCTTCCAGAAATATACCTCAAATTCGCCCGCTTCCTTGATAGCTGGGATTATATCGTCATACAGGTCGATGGGACCGCTCTCGCGGGTCGAAAAGAGACGTACAAGATCACTAGCCCGCAAGATTGCCCCCTGACGATTTGACAAGTACCGTCTAACAAAAAAGGCCTTGGAAAACCAAGGCCTTTCTCATCAGAAACGAGGGTTATCAGGCGACCAGATCGCGAAAATTGATCTTTTCCTTGGACACGCGGGGACCTTCCGCACTTTTGGTGGCGGAATTATCGCGCTTCTGTGCATCGATTTTGGCGTTTTCAGCACGAAAATCTTCAGCGCGAATCAGCGAGGCATCACCGCGGAAAAACTTCACGTTGTTCAGCTTCGTGCCGACCTGTCGTTCACTGAGGCAGCCGCTGATATGGGCGCTAGAATCTGTCATATCGACCTCCTGCAGTTTTGCAGAGCAGCAGAATGCTGCTCCTTCGGCCATTCATATAGGGAGTGGCACCTCGATTTGGAGGCGCCCTACACCATTTTTTTTAAATGTCAATATGATGTGGCCGTATTACGACCATATCAGGCCCATTCGCATTGCGAAAGAGGTGTTGACATCACAACACGAATAATTCGTTGAATCTTTCCAGCTCAGATCCTTGGCTTTTCTCTCGAATCCAGTGCGATTGGTGGTCGCTCAATTTCAATTTGAAAAGCGCGGATCGGTTGCGAGAAAATGTAAGAGCATGAAGTTAATAAACATTAAAAAATGGGGCTCTCCGAATCTGATCAAAAGGGAGGATCAGATTTGGTTCGCGCCGCTGTCCACAAACGGTTCAGGCATCTCATAGGAATCTGAGGAAAACCGTCACCCCGCCCGCCTCGGCAGCCGCTTCAAAATCCTCTGGACTTTCACCTCCGCTTTCTCGTCAGCCCGGCGTTCGATTTCCGCCTCATCTGCGGCGTCACGCATGAGGTCGCGGATGTCCTCGATGGCCGAGGTGCATGCCCGAAATGCTGCGCCCAACCCGCGCACCTCTTCGACCAGTTCCTTGATCGGCTTGGTGTCGGCGATCGAGGCCGCCGTGATCACCAGGTCGTCGGTCGGCTGAGCCTTCCCCTTGATGAAATATCCGACGAAGCAGGCAAAGGCAGCGCCGAGCAGCCCGCCGACATAGAGGATCGCGCGAAGCCAGTCGGGCAGCGACGACACATCAGGCATTGCGTCCATGTTTCCAGGCCTCGTCTGCATGCCGGGCGTCCGTCGAGGTCCGGACGATGTTGTAGATGTCGAGCGCGAAAAAGACGGCCGAGGCCGATAGACCGGTCGCCGTCGTCGCGGTCACCCAGACGGATAGCGACTGGCTGAGCCAGAAGAAGCAGGACAGGAACGCCATCGCCGCCCGCACATGTGGCGATCGCCGCGACCAGGCCGTATCGGCAAAGGTCCCGTTGATGACAAGCGCCACCAGGCGAAGTGCGGCAATGCCAAGGGCGGCGCCGCCCCAGAGCCCTTGCGATCCATGGTCGGCCAGCCACAGCCAGGCAGGCCGCTCGAGATAGCCGGGAGTGAAGAGGCAGTTGAGCGCCCAGATCATCAGGATCAGCGCGAGCGCCCATTCCGAGGCCCGCGCCGGCAGGTGCTTGGTGATGCCGGTGGCGATGCGCGCGATGATCATGGCGACGGTTTCCAGCCGCAATGCTTCTCGCCAAACTCGTTGTGAGCGACGAAGTCCTGTTTCTGCGGCTTGGACAGGGCCTCATAGGCTGCGGTCGAGATCCGCCAGGGCTTCTCTACGAGGCAGAAGTCACCGCCGCCGTGCGTCTGACAGCCAGCGAGAAGCACGGCGGTCCAAATCGGCAGGGCCAAGAGCGTCAATCTCATTCTCAAGATCCTTTCGATCCTGCGCGGCAACTTCGTTCCTGTGCGCCTGGGCCGCCCTTTCCTGCGCGCGGCCAATGGCGAGCAGCTTCAGCACGAAGCCGGCCACGACCAGCAAGGAAGCTCCGCTGGCCGCGATATAGCGGCCGGCGCGCGTGGCGAAGAACCAGGCGATCACGACGATGCCTGCAGCGATTGCCGGATGAAGTGGAAGGCCGCGACGGCGGCACCAATGACGATCACGGCCCCGATGGCATAGGCGATCGGGCCGGGTCCGTTGGCTGCAGCGATTACCGTGCCGGCGGCGGTAGCTGCCGGCATCAGCACCGCCGGATTGGTCAGGATATTTGCCTTCGGCGGAGCGGCCGGGACCGAGGCGCTCGAAACGAACGCCCCCTTCACCCAGAGGCCGCCCTCGGCGTTGCGTCGATTCACCAGGCCAGTGATGCGCTTGCCGTTGTCGTTGACCCACTTCAGAAGCTCAGACGGGACCGAGGCATAGTCGCCCTTGTTAAGCTTCTTCAGCAGGGTCGAGCCCTTGAACTGCTTCTCGCCAATGTTGAAGACGAAGGAGACGAGCGCGGCGAACTGGTTGTCGTTCAGTGACACCTTGACCAGCCGGCTGACGGTCTCTTCCGCCTCGCGCAGGTCGAGCTTGAGCAGGTGCTCGGCCTGAGCCTCCGTAATGACTGCACCGGCCCTGACGACATAGTTGCTGTCGGAAGTGTGGCCGTAGCCGATGGTCAGCACCTTGCCGGTGTCGAGGTAGGCCTTCGCCTTGAAGCCCTCGAACCGTTTGACCATAGCGATACCTTCCGCCGAAATTTCGCGGTTCATGTCTTGTCTCCAGCGATGTGAGGATTTCGGGTGTGGTGTTGCCGGCTTGCAATCGACAGGAGCCGGGCGCGATGGCAGAGAACGTAACGTCAACAATGCCAAGGGGGCACTATGAAGAAGACCTATGAGAAGCCGGCAATCATGAAGTCGGCACTCCTGCAGCGCGTGGCGGCTGAGCCCGTGCCGAGCGGCTACAACGGCAACTGATACCTCCGTCGCTTCGCTGAGAACACTTCGCGCGCCGGCACCCCCGGCGGGTTTTTCGTGACAGGGAACCAGCTTTGCCGTCGCGTATTGACCAATGCGGGCGTGCTAATGCAGGCCGTCAATCCAGCTCATGACCGGCAGTTCGCGGTTTCAGGGCACCAGTGAACCGCCCGCACCCTCTTGCCGACGAGCAAGCACGCCGTCCCCGGCGTGGTGCTCCAGGGCCCGCCAGCATCATCCCCCGAATCCCGCTGGCGGGCTCCACTACTCCCCGCCCTAAAAGCGCTCCGCAGCCACGAACAGAGTGTCGATCGCCTGTTCATCGAGTGCCATCTCGAGCCCGAGAGCCGAGACGTAGGGATGCCCGCGCTGCCAATTGTTCGCGTCGGCAAACCAGATTTGCACGGCTCGGACCGGGTGCGCTGCAATCATGGCCTCAACGTCGTCTAAGATCTCGGCTTGATCGAGGGCGAGCTTTGCCTGTGCGGCAGAGACCTCCGAAGGTATTGGCGCCGGCGGAATGTCCTCCAGCACGTAACGAACGCCTTCTCCGGCCCATTCGACGGCAGGGCCGGGTTGCTTGCCGTCCGGCAGCACGCTGGGTGCCTTCGCGCGATAGAGCCCGATGGCTGCCATCTCGGCATCAGACCAGAGCCAGGCAATGCTGGCCGGGTAGAGGACGCCATCAATCCGTACAGTGGGGTCCCATCGGGTTAGGTCTCTGAAGAAAATCACGATCTCGGCGCCCCTTTATAAGGGTATGGGGATGGGTCGACCTGTGACGTCAACGGCGAAATAATCGATCTCGCTGTTGGGCGTGGTCGAGAAAGCCGTGCCGATCGCCACGAAGCCGGGGCCGGCTATGTTCGTGTCTGTCACGGAATGCAGCCATGTGGTCGGCTCAGCCGTTCCAGACGGCCAGATCCTGACCTGGATGTTGTTACCGACGCTTCGATATCGGATGTAGACCCAGGTATTGACGGTGTAGTTTGGCGTCGGAAGGAACGTCTGCGCTCCGATGATCGTGCCTGCGCCAGACACATATCGAACCAGTGCGCCGGACCAACGCGAGCCCGAGGTCTGCATGGAAAGAACGCCACGATAGGCGTTCTTCGATGCTGGCACCCCTGACGCCCTCGATATGACCGATACCAGTTCGGCCACCGCAGACCAGGTTGCGATCGCTCGCACCCTCATCAGAACTTCCACGTCCGCACTCGCCGGGATTCTGTCCCAACCATAACCGGGCTGCGTCCCCGCGACGCCGTTCTTGGTGATGCGAAGCGCCTTCCCGGAGAGGGAGCCAGTCACGGCCACGACGCTCGCGCTATAGGCCGATGCATCCCATTTCTCGGACCAATCAATAGGCGGGCTGCCGGTCGCATACTCCGAGAAGTTCGTCTGGAAGAGTGGCCCCTGCGAGGCGGCGATCATGTTGCCCATGAACCCCGGCAGCATCACTTCCAATCCTTCGACAGAACGGCGCGGATTTCGGACGTCGACACGCAATCAAGATCGAGATAGTCGACCGCACCCGAGGCCTGCGACAGGACCAGACCGAAGCCGCCTGGCGTCTTGAGGGTCGGGCCCAGGGCCATCGTAAAGGCGCCGGCGATGGCCAGGCGGATGCGGCAGCGACGGCCGACGACAAAGGCTGTAGGGTCCGGCAGAGTAAAATTCGCATTGACTGGCAGCGTGAAATCAATGCCCGCGGTCATGTCCCAGGCGACAGAGCCCGAGACGATCGAGAGGGGGACCGGCACCATCGCAGCCGCCAGGCCGTCAGTGCCGATGATCTTGGCTGTCGCGAGCGCGCGGTATTGCGCCCCTGACGCCCCGACCAGATAGTCGCCCAGCGCGGTGATGTAGACCTCGGCAGCTCCGGTCAGGTTCAGTAGGCCTCCGGTGGAGGATGCGAGCAGCGAACGCGCCATGACAGTGCCGCTGGCCGTGTAGGTGCCAAGCCCGATCTCCCAGGCGGTGCCATCCTCGATAGCGTAGTTGAACGTGTCGCCATTGGCGACGCCTGCCGCTGCGAAGGTGCGATAGTAGCCCTTTGCCGCATTTGCCACGGCAGCGCCAAGCGTTACAGCGCCCGTTCCGGTGGTCGCGGTGGTCATCCGCGCCCGGTCCTTAATCACGAAAGCCATGGTCAATCCTTACTGGTAGTTGGTGCGCCAGGCACCGGAGCGGCCCATCCAGCCCTGCGTGACGGGCTTCCAGCTTCCGCCCTTGCGGACGAACAGCTTGGCCGGAACGGCGATGCCGCCGCGGCGAACGAAGAACAGGCTGCCGCCGATCAGTCCCAGCGAGATCTCGGCCGGTAGCGACAGCACTTCATTGCCGTGCAGAGCGTGGATCTGGCCCAGAGCGGGCACAGTGATGACGGCCGGCAGGGATAGGAGGGATTGGCCGGCAAGGTTGTGGATCTGACCAATGGCGGCGCTGCCGATCTCCGCAGGCGCGCCCGTGATCCCGAGGCCTACGAGCGGCACCAGGACGGCCAGCGATCCCGGAGCGATTGCCGCAGGCGTGCCGACGACGGGCAGTCCCGCCAAGGAGTGGACCTGACCGAGCGCCCCCACACTAATCGCTGGGGCACCCGAGACGACGCCCTGGCCAGTCAGGGCATGGATCTGGCCAAGCGCAGCCGTTCCGATCTCGGCCGGCGCCGTGACGATCGACAGGCCCAGCAGAGCCACGCCGGCGACGCCGAGCGAGCCCAGCCCGATCTCCGTGCCACCAGAGGCAAGGCTCTGACCGGCCAGAGCATGAATCTGGCCGAGCGCTCCGACCTGGACGACCGCCGGGACCGAGACGA
Coding sequences:
- a CDS encoding SOS response-associated peptidase codes for the protein MCNLYSMTRNQDAIRAIARAMRDQTGNLPPMPGIFPDYPVPIVRNAPDGVRELALARWGMPSSQFALMEATKKRAAKLEAKGKAVDFKELLRMEPDTGTTNIRNIGSKHWQRWLGVENRCLVPFTSFSEFNRDAGGDIWFALAEDRPLAFFAGIWASWTSVRKVREGETTNDLFGFLTTEPNAEVGAIHPKAMPVILRTTEEIERWMTAPANEVPGMQKPLPDGALQIVARGSKQDG
- a CDS encoding helix-turn-helix domain-containing protein, which produces MTPEQFKSWRDEMGMTQSQAADALGVARGTILNYESGSRRDDGRPVAIPKTVALACAALRAGLAPIGE
- a CDS encoding lysozyme, whose product is MNREISAEGIAMVKRFEGFKAKAYLDTGKVLTIGYGHTSDSNYVVRAGAVITEAQAEHLLKLDLREAEETVSRLVKVSLNDNQFAALVSFVFNIGEKQFKGSTLLKKLNKGDYASVPSELLKWVNDNGKRITGLVNRRNAEGGLWVKGAFVSSASVPAAPPKANILTNPAVLMPAATAAGTVIAAANGPGPIAYAIGAVIVIGAAVAAFHFIRQSLQASS